The proteins below come from a single Aegilops tauschii subsp. strangulata cultivar AL8/78 chromosome 6, Aet v6.0, whole genome shotgun sequence genomic window:
- the LOC109785637 gene encoding putative pentatricopeptide repeat-containing protein At1g03510: MLPPPSLPVAPNPAAVLHAALLRSSPSRLPPRLSFNSLLAAASTSPHPRLRSLALPALALAHRCPAAAGPLDSYALCSALRHASAAQAGPLHALAARSGWLGSVFVSCALAAFYGGSGRFLDARRLFDESPVRNGVFGNAVLAAYVGAGKWTPALEFARRFPEYGLPADGYTMTAVVRACGETANADLGGEAHGHAIRRVRDVGSDVFLISALVDMYAKCGLVGHAERVFRLVLRANDGGDDVVLWTAMLNAYGRHGQCKEVIQTYDQMVAFGVRPDDLAILAVLSACQHAGEVAKGLRYFESMRAEYGLVPTPEHYGCVVNMLCRAGEVARAWEIATREECGGNIGVSTWGALLSACCDCRNVELGRLAARKAIELEPRNAGIYVELSNLYASAGLWEEINKLREVMKDRGFEKDVGSTWVEQNS, from the coding sequence ATGCTGCCGCCGCCCTCCCTTCCGGTGgcgccgaaccccgccgccgtGCTCCACGCCGCGCTCCTCAGATCCTCCCCTTCCCGCCTCCCTCCCCGCCTCTCCTTCAACTCCCTgctcgccgccgcctccacctccCCGCACCCCCGCCTCCGCTCCCTCGCCCTCCCCGCCCTCGCGCTCGCGcaccgctgccccgccgccgccggcccgctcgACTCCTACGCGCTCTGCTCCGCGCTCCGCCACGCCTCCGCGGCCCAGGCGGGGCCTCTCCACGCGCTCGCCGCGAGGTCCGGGTGGCTCGGCAGCGTCTTCGTTTCCTGCGCGCTCGCCGCGTTCTACGGCGGGTCCGGCCGGTTCCTGGACGCCCGCAGGCTGTTCGACGAAAGCCCCGTCAGGAATGGCGTCTTCGGGAACGCCGTTCTCGCGGCCTACGTGGGCGCGGGGAAGTGGACCCCGGCTCTGGAGTTCGCGAGGAGGTTTCCGGAGTATGGGCTGCCGGCCGACGGGTACACGATGACGGCCGTGGTGAGGGCCTGCGGAGAGACGGCGAATGCTGATCTGGGCGGCGAGGCGCATGGGCATGCGATCAGAAGGGTGAGAGATGTGGGGTCCGATGTGTTCCTGATCAGCGCGCTCGTGGACATGTACGCCAAATGCGGGCTCGTTGGACACGCGGAGCGGGTGTTCAGGCTGGTGCTGCGGGCCAACGATGGTGGAGACGATGTTGTGCTATGGACGGCGATGCTGAACGCCTATGGGCGGCACGGGCAGTGCAAGGAGGTCATCCAGACTTATGACCAGATGGTGGCTTTCGGGGTCAGGCCTGACGATCTGGCTATTCTGGCCGTGCTCTCAGCATGCCAGCATGCTGGGGAGGTTGCCAAGGGGCTCAGATATTTTGAGTCTATGCGCGCAGAGTACGGGCTGGTGCCCACACCAGAGCACTATGGTTGTGTGGTCAACATGCTATGCCGGGCAGGAGAAGTAGCCAGGGCATGGGAGATCGCTACCAGGGAGGAATGTGGAGGTAATATTGGTGTCTCTACATGGGGCGCTCTTCTCAGTGCTTGCTGTGATTGCCGCAATGTTGAGCTTGGGAGACTGGCAGCTCGGAAGGCAATTGAACTGGAGCCTAGGAATGCTGGGATTTATGTCGAGCTGTCAAATTTGTATGCGAGTGCTGGCTTGTGGGAGGAGATTAACAAGCTGCGGGAGGTGATGAAGGACAGGGGTTTCGAAAAGGATGTCGGATCTACCTGGGTTGAGCAGAATTCTTGA